In one Myotis daubentonii chromosome 1, mMyoDau2.1, whole genome shotgun sequence genomic region, the following are encoded:
- the LOC132227159 gene encoding olfactory receptor 11G2-like — MRTLETTNISGFVSEFILLGFPCRRDSQILLFVFLSFIYLLTLPGNTSIICAVWSSRKLHTPMFILLANFSFLEICYVSSDVPKMLANIISQTKSISYTGCQLQFYFFFSMCAAEGLFLSVMSFHRFLAICRPLHYPTIMTHRLCAQLVIFCWAGGFLWLLMPLTLISQAPFCGPNTIDHFLCDLAPILALSCAPVSGITLACGIISSLIIFLTFLYILGTYFCVLSVVLQVPSGSGRHKAFSTCASHLAVVSLFYGSVMVMYVSPGSGNYSGMQKFVTLFYALATPFFNPLIYNFQNKDMKDALKKILNVLL; from the coding sequence ATGAGGACTTTGGAGACCACTAATATCTCTGGGTTCGTGAGTGAGTTCATCCTCCTGGGCTTTCCCTGTCGCAGAGACAGCCAGATCCTCCTCTTCGTGTTCTTATCCTTCATTTACCTTCTGACCCTCCCGGGGAACACATCCATCATCTGTGCGGTATGGTCAAGCAGGAAACTCCACACACCCATGTTCATCCTCCTGGCCAACTTCTCCTTCCTAGAGATCTGCTATGTCAGCTCTGATGTGCCCAAAATGTTGGCCAACATCATCTCTCAGACCAAGAGCATCTCTTACACAGGCTGCCAGCtccagttttacttcttcttctccATGTGTGCTGCTGAAGGCTTATTTCTGTCAGTGATGTCTTTTCATAGATTTCTTGCCATTTGTAGACCTTTGCACTATCCCACCATAATGACCCATCGCCTATGTGCTCAGTTGGTGATCTTCTGCTGGGCAGGTGGCTTTCTCTGGTTATTGATGCCTTTGACTCTAATATCTCAGGCGCCCTTCTGTGGTCCAAACACCATTGACCATTTTCTTTGTGACTTGGCACCTATACTGGCATTGTCCTGTGCTCCAGTATCTGGAATTACTCTGGCCTGCGGTATCATTAGCTCTCTCATCATCTTTCTCACTTTTCTGTACATTCTTGGCACTTATTTCTGTGTCCTAAGTGTGGTGCTACAGGTGCCCTCAGGCTCAGGAAGGCATAAGGCTTTCTCTACGTGTGCCTCCCACCTTGCTGTGGTGTCTCTGTTCTATGGTTCAGTCATGGTGATGTACGTTAGCCCAGGTTCTGGGAACTATTCTGGTATGCAGAAATTTGTGACCTTGTTCTATGCTTTGGCAACTCCATTCTTTAATCCCCTTATCTATAA